Genomic segment of Arachis stenosperma cultivar V10309 chromosome 4, arast.V10309.gnm1.PFL2, whole genome shotgun sequence:
TTAAAggaaatatttttgtatttttacagcaaattttggtgtaaaattaagatatttatatgtattgtttaagaattttaggtatttttatACTGATAAGTTTTACCTAATTAAAACTCTTCCTCTCCTCATTTTCTActacttcttcttcctcattttcttattttattttctcataattcttttcgAATTCAGTTTCGAAACTTCCTTCACTTTTTGTGATGATTTTgagagatttttttttaattttgatcatTTAAGTGTTGCGGTTTTGATCGAAGGAGAAAAACTGTTTGTCATGATTTTTGCACTCTTTAAGAGTTGGTGAAGCGTGTGTTTACATACAATCTAAATTGAAGGttgtttttattaaatttagagCAATTTGTATAAACTTATATGTCAAAAAAACTTATATGTATGTTAGGCATGAATTAAATAACTTCTTCATTAAGGAGGGCATCCAAATTCCAAAGTTGATGAATTCACTTATCGTACAAAATTAGTAAATTGccaaccaaaataaaaaaggcACTGATAATGATTTCAAATCAATAGACCCAATTTATTAGCAACCTCCCTAAAGAGAGCTTTGGGGGTACAACTTATTTAGTTAATTCATCCAGAATAATTTAGTAGTCTTTTATGATGTCATACTTGAAGAAGATCGTAATTGTAGCTGATTACAAAACAACATAAGACACCTTTCTTACAAATATGATACATAtggtttaatttaattaaatccATATATCTGAAGTGCAGTCACCACCAGGATATCTCATCTCATGAGCAAGGGAAGGGCCATCAGGCTCAGCTCCAAAGTCAACAAAGAAGTTTGGATTAACCCTGAGACCACCTTTCTCAGAATCAACATCAATCTGCAACATGTGTGCTCCTTTCTCCACAAGCTCTGGATAAAATTGTTTATCCCATGTACTGAACAGTGAGTTTGTAACATATAGCCTCTTACCATCCAGACTCAACTGAATCATCTGAGGGCCGCCTCTCAACTTTTTGCCCTGAAAATGATAACCATAAAAAGTGGGCACTCATCAAAATCCACTAGAAAATGTCATTTTAGCAGAGTTTAAACCATTATGTCTTCTCTAAATATTCTATTCTATTTCTTCTCTTTGTTTAAACTCTGTTCCAACAATTAAACAGCACTTACCTGAACTTCTGGCACATCAGTTTGCCAAGTTTGACCATCTTCCCCTACAGCTACCACAGGGCTACCTTTCTGAATAAGTCCACCAACCCATACTTGGCCAGTAAGTACAGGATTGTTAACATCCTCAATATTGTACTGTCTTATATCTCCATGAAGCCAGTTTACAAAGTACAGAAACCGGTCGTCGAGAGAGATAAGGAAATCAGTTATAAGTCCAGGCATTTCGGGAAGAATCCAGTTTTGCACTTTAAGTGGTTTCACTGGTATGGAAACCTACAAAGAAAACTTGCTGCTTAGGTATAGTGACTAGCGTGACAAACTTATGCTGGTTTTAAGTACCTATACTAACTAGAAGagaatatatatgtatatatcaAAAATCATTTTCTTAATAATACCTCATGGCTCCATGATCCATCCTTGGTCTTGAAAAATCGAATCATGTTACTAGTCAATGCACTGCCAACGAAACCTGTGTCTTTGGAAGGATCATGCAGGAACCTTATCTGCATTCGGGATGCATTACAGCATTAGTCATATTATATGCTAACTTGTGCAAGAAGGTTCACCAGTACCAGCTACAAGAAGGACGGAATAGGGTAAAATCATAGTTAAATCAAACAAATGTACGGAGAATTTatcaacataaaagagaaatgCTTGCTGAAAATATCTTGCATGGAATGTTGTGCGACTCCACTCTATCCACCACGATACAGGTGTGGATAGGGGACCCCACTTAGGCTCTATCTACTGGTGTATAAGGCATAAGTGGACATGTACAATGTAAGATATGATTACATAAAAGAACCAAAAGTTTAAAAAATGTAAATCAAATATCTCCTTAGAATATTATAATAAAGAACTTGCCTCCAATGGTAAGAGCCCTGAATCACCAAGGTCCAGTGTTTGTCTCAGTTCGCCCCCAGGCCAGTTGTACACATGGAGATGCCTCCCGTATAATCCGTCCGAGACATGCTGCAGGTTAAAGCCTTTGGTAAAGGCCGCAGGAGCACCCCACGATGTGCTGATCATAGTATTGTGACGTGGTTGATACCAAAAGTCATACCCAAATGTTGGACTGTGCCCTGGTTTCTCCCACCTAACAATTGTGGAATAAGAGACATAATATTACTATTTGAAATTATGAAATGTACCCATATTTAGTTCTATTTTCATTTGCTTAACTTGTTTGTGGAATTTTGAGGAAAAGGTagaaaacttaaaataagaaatGAAAACGGATCATTTTAACTATTTTCACATTTTACTTTACAAAATCCTGAAAATTGAACACACTGAAAATGAACATAAGAAATGGgaatataaactaaaacaatgTTGCCA
This window contains:
- the LOC130974176 gene encoding selenium-binding protein 1 — translated: MANHNGSHQGCCKTGPGYATPLEAMSGPRETLIYVTAVYTGTGVQKPDYLATVDIDPNSPTYSKVIHRLPVPYLGDELHHTGWNSCSSCHGDPSAERRFLVVPGLVSGRIYVVDTKTNPRAPSLHKVVEPSDIIEKTGLAFPHTSHCLASGDVMVSCLGDKDGNAKGNGFLLLDSDFNVKGRWEKPGHSPTFGYDFWYQPRHNTMISTSWGAPAAFTKGFNLQHVSDGLYGRHLHVYNWPGGELRQTLDLGDSGLLPLEIRFLHDPSKDTGFVGSALTSNMIRFFKTKDGSWSHEVSIPVKPLKVQNWILPEMPGLITDFLISLDDRFLYFVNWLHGDIRQYNIEDVNNPVLTGQVWVGGLIQKGSPVVAVGEDGQTWQTDVPEVQGKKLRGGPQMIQLSLDGKRLYVTNSLFSTWDKQFYPELVEKGAHMLQIDVDSEKGGLRVNPNFFVDFGAEPDGPSLAHEMRYPGGDCTSDIWI